Below is a genomic region from Macaca thibetana thibetana isolate TM-01 chromosome 1, ASM2454274v1, whole genome shotgun sequence.
GGTGGGCTACAAACTCAGTGAGGGTTAGAAGTAGGGGGTTAAGGCCCTCAGGGGACTGCGGCTTCAGGGATAGGGGCTGCCTCAAGTTATCCCCTTCCCCCTCCACACAGGGCACAACTTCCTGGCTGGGAGTAAACACCTCAGACACCCTAATCCCATTAGTGCTGCTTTCTGGGCTCCCACAGCCCGGGGCAGGGAACAAACACCCCCACTGTGCCCACGGCCCCACCCTCCTCAGGTCATCCAACCGTGAGCACTGAGTCCCAGGGGAAACTCAGGCGGTCCTCTCTCAAAGaccccagagagacagagagaggaagggaggacagGGGTCCCTGTGTTGTCCCCACGCCCTCCTGCTGGACCCTGGAGGCCACTGCATTTCTGCAGGGTCTGCAACTTCCCTGCGGgagccccctgcccctgcccctgcccctgccctcagcTGCCTTCCTGCAGTAGAAAAGGCCAGAAAGGAGCAAAGAACTCAGCAGACGCGTCctcagagaagaatcaaacaaaaCCAAGCTGATGCCAGTTTTTTATTAGGAGTTAAATAGGCCCTTTCCCATCGTGGTCTCATTGGTGCACGCTCTGCTGAGCCTCGAGGGCCTCACAGCAGATCCCGCCTCCTCCCATCCACAAGGGAGGCCGCAGGGGTGCAGCAGGCAGGCTGGGGCCCAGAGTGGCTCTACCCCTCACTTGCTGGGCATCCTGGGAAAGGAGCCCTCACATCTCTGGGCCTCCTAGGTAAAATGGGTTAACTGATCACGGAAGACCTGGGCAAGTCCAGATTGAAAGGGGTACAGGAGAGAGGGTAGGAGGGAGTGTGGGAGACATGCCCAGCCCCCAACAGCTGGCGCACCCCCTGGAGCAGAGGCTACTGGGAGCAGGGGGGATCTGAGGGACAGTCCTTGAAGTACTCGTGGCAGTAGAGACAGAGGCAGGCAAGTGAGCGCACATACTCCACAAAGTCCACCTCGCAGTCCTTGTTGGTGTCCAGAACACTCATGAATTTGTTGTAGTCACACTCCCGAAACTCAGTCTGTGcaagggaagggtggggaggagtgggggagTAGGATGAGGAGGGCAGAACAGCCTCACAcgccacctccctccctcctctcccaagTGGACCCACCCTACCCCAAACTACACCCTTCCGAGGGCCAATTTCAACCTCCCTGCTCTGATAATGCACCCGTTGCAATCCCCTCCCAAAACTGCCCTCTCAGATTATTAATCGAGCACCTACTATTTgctactgagtgcctactatgtgttaggcattCTTCATGGTGCTCTCGCTCAGTCCTCTCAACAACCCTGCAAGGCAGCAGGTGTGATGATTGTcatcccatttcatagatgaggaagctgaggtttcTGCTATGTCAGTTCTCCCCTCCCACTTCCTCCTCACAAACCAGCCCCCTCCCCTTGCTGTCCTGTGCTCATGCTTGTCCCCAGGTCTCTCCTGGCAGAGTCTAGGCAGTGCCTCCCACTGGGCGAGGAGGGGACAGACACTCCAACTGCTCACCGGGGTCCAGGTGGCCAACTCCTTTTGCAGCAGCTCCTTGAGCTCCGCCTGGCAGAGCTTGTATTTGTCCCCACAGCGCCCTGCATATTCCTGGAAGGTGCACACGATGGCAGCTACCGCCTGCTCCAGAGGCCTGGCCATCCTTACTGTCACAGAACAAGGGTGTGACTCACAGCAG
It encodes:
- the S100A3 gene encoding protein S100-A3; protein product: MARPLEQAVAAIVCTFQEYAGRCGDKYKLCQAELKELLQKELATWTPTEFRECDYNKFMSVLDTNKDCEVDFVEYVRSLACLCLYCHEYFKDCPSDPPCSQ